The Pan paniscus chromosome 3, NHGRI_mPanPan1-v2.0_pri, whole genome shotgun sequence genome includes a window with the following:
- the CXCL8 gene encoding interleukin-8, giving the protein MTSKLAVALLAAFLISAALCEGAVLPRSAKELRCQCIKTYSKPFHPKFIKELRVIESGPHCANTEIIVKLSDGRELCLDPKENWVQRVVEKFLKRAENS; this is encoded by the exons ATGACTTCCAAGCTGGCCGTGGCTCTCTTGGCAGCCTTCCTGATTTCTGCAGCTCTGTGTGAAG GTGCAGTTTTGCCAAGGAGTGCTAAAGAACTTAGATGTCAGTGCATAAAGACATACTCCAAACCTTTCCACCCCAAATTTATCAAAGAACTGAGAGTGATTGAGAGTGGACCACACTGCGCCAATACAGAAATTAT tGTAAAGCTTTCTGATGGAAGAGAGCTCTGTCTGGACCCCAAGGAAAACTGGGTGCAGAGGGTTGTGGAGAAGTTTTTGAAGAG ggcTGAGAATTCATAA